The proteins below come from a single Caulobacter flavus genomic window:
- a CDS encoding glycerophosphotransferase, whose product MTGLGLLDQQRARATRVCFLYIAQPHQVWHSLSTAVALARGWPEVRVEIAATSAGHLDYIQGMLDGLGGAPITLRLLPPAWLRRLSKTAPPPKALMLALNAGRLSAYDAVVTPERTTALLRKLGVRRTALVYTQHGAGDRGGPFEPRLKVFDLVMAAGPKQRDRMIDEGWVRPEACAMVGYPKFDLVDALPPSVTPAFARPLPTVVYNPHFHETLGSWNAFGLSILEQFGADDRFNLIFAPHVRLFETASEVDRRAVARFEGHPRIHIDLGGPAAFDMTYTRLADLYLGDVSSQVYEFLRAPRPCLFLNPSHAGWKGDESFHHWLYGPVRETADGICDAVAAALAGQGDFLEAQKTGVAETFDLTSVPSSQRAARAIVDRLAVLDR is encoded by the coding sequence ATGACCGGCCTTGGCCTCCTGGACCAGCAACGGGCCCGCGCCACGCGCGTGTGCTTCCTCTACATCGCCCAGCCGCACCAGGTCTGGCACAGCCTGTCGACCGCCGTGGCCCTGGCCCGCGGCTGGCCCGAGGTCCGTGTCGAGATCGCCGCCACCTCGGCCGGACACCTCGACTATATCCAGGGCATGCTCGACGGCCTGGGCGGCGCACCGATCACCCTGCGCCTGCTGCCGCCGGCCTGGTTGCGGCGGCTGTCGAAGACCGCGCCGCCGCCCAAGGCGCTGATGCTGGCCCTGAACGCGGGCAGGCTGTCGGCCTATGACGCCGTCGTCACGCCCGAACGCACGACCGCCCTGCTGCGCAAGCTGGGGGTGCGCCGCACCGCCCTCGTCTACACCCAGCACGGCGCCGGCGATCGCGGCGGCCCGTTCGAGCCACGCCTGAAGGTCTTCGACCTGGTCATGGCCGCCGGTCCCAAGCAGCGCGACCGGATGATCGACGAAGGCTGGGTGCGGCCGGAAGCCTGCGCCATGGTCGGCTACCCCAAGTTCGACCTGGTCGACGCCCTTCCGCCCAGCGTCACGCCCGCCTTCGCCCGCCCCCTGCCGACGGTGGTCTACAACCCGCACTTCCATGAGACCCTGGGCTCGTGGAACGCGTTTGGCCTGTCGATCCTCGAGCAGTTCGGCGCCGACGACCGGTTCAACCTGATCTTCGCGCCGCACGTGCGACTGTTCGAGACCGCCTCGGAGGTCGACCGCCGCGCCGTCGCCCGGTTCGAGGGCCATCCGCGCATCCATATCGACCTCGGCGGCCCGGCCGCCTTCGACATGACCTACACCCGCTTGGCCGACCTCTATCTCGGCGACGTCTCCAGCCAGGTCTACGAGTTCCTGCGCGCGCCCAGGCCCTGCCTCTTCCTCAATCCCAGCCACGCCGGCTGGAAGGGCGACGAGAGCTTCCATCACTGGCTGTACGGCCCGGTGCGCGAGACCGCCGACGGGATCTGCGACGCGGTCGCCGCCGCCCTCGCCGGCCAGGGCGACTTCCTGGAGGCCCAGAAGACCGGCGTCGCCGAGACCTTCGACCTGACGTCCGTTCCCTCGT
- the lptC gene encoding LPS export ABC transporter periplasmic protein LptC, with translation MASVPDRHRMTTAALSAAPAKKPRRNRRRRSARWARAGLLVLAAGVSLTVIGQTTFRMLDARNAARAQTAAPLAMDNPRFTGAMRDGRAFLITARRAERDAADPNKVKLVEPTLVRGYGAPDASKVTSKDGIYQEAQNLLVLTQDVKIDNGQGYQFASQEARIDTKTGEVVGGAPVAGAGPRGNVSADSYSVSDKGDRVVFKGRVRTRVQPTN, from the coding sequence ATGGCGTCCGTTCCGGATCGCCATCGCATGACCACCGCCGCCCTCTCAGCCGCTCCCGCCAAGAAGCCCCGCCGCAACCGGCGTCGGCGCTCGGCGCGCTGGGCGCGTGCGGGCCTGCTGGTGCTGGCCGCCGGCGTGTCGCTGACGGTGATCGGCCAGACCACCTTCCGCATGCTCGACGCCCGCAACGCCGCCCGGGCCCAGACCGCCGCCCCGCTGGCCATGGACAATCCGCGCTTCACCGGCGCCATGCGCGACGGCCGCGCCTTTCTGATCACCGCCCGCCGCGCCGAGCGCGACGCGGCCGATCCCAACAAGGTCAAGCTGGTCGAACCGACCCTGGTGCGCGGCTACGGCGCGCCCGACGCCAGCAAGGTGACGTCCAAGGACGGGATCTACCAGGAAGCCCAGAACCTGCTGGTGCTGACGCAGGACGTGAAGATCGACAACGGCCAGGGCTACCAGTTCGCCTCGCAGGAAGCCCGCATCGACACCAAGACCGGCGAGGTCGTCGGCGGCGCGCCCGTCGCCGGCGCCGGTCCGCGCGGCAATGTCAGCGCCGACAGCTACAGCGTCAGCGACAAGGGCGACCGCGTGGTCTTCAAGGGCCGCGTCCGCACCCGCGTCCAGCCTACCAACTAG
- a CDS encoding DSD1 family PLP-dependent enzyme, with protein sequence MTDIALHAALVGQPGSRDQLNTPVLVVDRAALTANIETMAAFAASRGLKLRPHAKTHKSADIARLQIAAGAAGLCCAKIGEAEALAAEGITSGLLITSPVVSAPAVARLIALNLATEGLKVVVDHPDNVAALGAAAAKTGKPLEVLIDLDPGIHRTGVASPDAAVALLQAIQAQPSLSYQGLQCYCGVQQHIEAFDLRKTALEDRGAYIREVIDALTAAGGAPAIVSGSGTGSHRIDAELAIFTELQVGSYVFMDDQYLACDLAGDGAQASPYQRSLFIDARVVSANSQGMVTVDAGFKAMSTDAQPPQVVAGAPEGSRYFFMGDEHGALVPSSGSPPPLGARVTLAAPHCDPTVNLYDAYHVVEGDTLAAIWPVTARGRSR encoded by the coding sequence ATGACCGACATCGCCCTGCACGCCGCCCTCGTCGGCCAGCCCGGCTCCCGCGACCAGCTCAACACGCCGGTGCTGGTGGTGGATCGCGCCGCCCTGACCGCCAACATCGAGACCATGGCCGCCTTCGCCGCGTCCAGGGGACTGAAGCTTCGCCCCCACGCCAAGACCCACAAGAGCGCCGACATCGCCCGCCTGCAGATCGCAGCCGGCGCCGCGGGCCTGTGCTGCGCCAAGATCGGCGAGGCCGAGGCCCTGGCGGCCGAGGGGATCACGAGCGGCCTGCTGATCACCTCGCCCGTCGTCTCCGCGCCGGCCGTCGCCCGCCTGATCGCGCTGAATCTCGCGACGGAGGGCCTGAAGGTCGTTGTCGACCATCCCGACAACGTCGCCGCCCTGGGGGCCGCCGCCGCCAAGACCGGCAAGCCGCTGGAGGTGCTGATCGACCTGGACCCCGGCATTCACCGCACGGGCGTGGCCTCGCCCGACGCGGCCGTCGCGCTGCTCCAGGCGATCCAGGCCCAGCCGTCGCTGAGCTACCAGGGCCTGCAATGCTATTGCGGCGTCCAGCAGCACATCGAAGCCTTCGACCTGCGCAAGACGGCGCTGGAGGATCGCGGCGCCTACATCCGCGAGGTGATCGACGCCCTGACCGCCGCCGGCGGCGCGCCGGCCATCGTCAGCGGCTCGGGCACCGGTTCGCACCGCATCGACGCCGAGCTGGCGATCTTCACCGAGCTGCAGGTGGGCTCCTACGTGTTCATGGACGACCAGTACCTGGCCTGCGACCTGGCGGGCGACGGCGCTCAGGCCAGTCCCTACCAACGCTCGCTCTTCATCGACGCCCGCGTGGTCAGCGCCAACAGCCAGGGCATGGTCACCGTGGACGCCGGCTTCAAGGCGATGTCGACCGACGCCCAGCCGCCCCAGGTCGTCGCCGGCGCGCCGGAAGGCTCGCGCTACTTCTTCATGGGCGACGAACACGGGGCGCTGGTCCCTTCGTCGGGCTCGCCGCCGCCGCTGGGCGCGCGCGTCACCCTGGCGGCCCCGCACTGCGACCCGACCGTGAACCTCTACGACGCCTATCACGTGGTCGAGGGCGACACGCTGGCGGCCATATGGCCGGTCACGGCGCGAGGGCGGTCGCGGTAA
- a CDS encoding D-arabinono-1,4-lactone oxidase: protein MEGWKNWSGSVVATPSRIARPRTLDELSRLVAKADKVRVVGAGHSFMPLCETDGLLLDLSELDGAVEIAPDRKTVWAPAGWSLKRLTAALWAEGLSLINQGDINPQSLAGATATGTHGTGAELGSLSTQTRGFRLITADGRLVECDPDQEPELFQAQRLSLGLLGVAVAIRIDVVPAYHLEERVSRMPLAQVAERIDELAAATRHMEFWVFPYSDDVIFKTLHPVPAEAADETLGKSGEGDEDTFRTICDLCAALPVLTAPLQKLMMKVAGKPARRAGPAFEVFPSERNVRFEEMEYEMPRAAGLPTLSAAMAHIRKRRLPITFPFEFRLVAGDDIWMSPFNIGAGASISFHQYARMPWKPAFAEMEAVLADSGGRPHWAKRHNLTTADVHRLYPRAADFLRVRTAWDPTAKFANAHLAQLFGI from the coding sequence ATGGAGGGCTGGAAGAACTGGTCGGGCAGCGTCGTGGCGACGCCCAGCAGGATCGCCCGGCCGCGCACGCTGGACGAGCTGTCACGGCTGGTGGCGAAGGCCGACAAGGTGCGCGTGGTCGGGGCCGGCCACTCGTTCATGCCGCTGTGCGAGACGGACGGCCTGCTGCTGGACCTGTCGGAACTGGACGGCGCCGTCGAGATCGCGCCCGACCGCAAGACGGTCTGGGCCCCCGCCGGCTGGAGCCTCAAGCGCCTGACCGCCGCCCTGTGGGCCGAGGGGCTGTCGCTGATCAATCAGGGCGACATCAATCCCCAGTCCCTGGCCGGCGCCACGGCCACCGGCACCCACGGCACCGGCGCGGAACTGGGCAGCCTGTCGACCCAGACCCGGGGCTTCCGGCTGATCACGGCCGACGGTCGCCTCGTGGAATGCGACCCCGACCAGGAGCCCGAGCTCTTCCAGGCCCAACGCCTTTCGCTGGGCCTGCTGGGCGTGGCCGTCGCCATCCGCATCGACGTCGTCCCAGCCTATCATCTGGAGGAACGCGTCAGCCGCATGCCGCTGGCCCAGGTCGCCGAGCGGATCGACGAACTGGCCGCCGCCACCCGGCACATGGAGTTCTGGGTCTTTCCCTACAGCGACGACGTCATCTTCAAGACCCTGCACCCCGTTCCGGCCGAAGCGGCCGACGAGACCCTGGGCAAGAGCGGCGAAGGCGACGAGGACACCTTCCGCACGATCTGCGACCTGTGCGCCGCTCTGCCCGTCCTGACCGCGCCCCTGCAGAAGCTGATGATGAAGGTCGCCGGCAAGCCCGCCCGCCGCGCCGGCCCGGCCTTCGAGGTCTTTCCCTCCGAGCGCAACGTGCGCTTCGAGGAGATGGAGTACGAGATGCCGCGCGCCGCGGGCCTGCCGACGCTGAGTGCGGCCATGGCCCACATCCGTAAGCGCCGCCTGCCGATCACCTTCCCGTTCGAGTTCCGCCTCGTGGCCGGCGACGACATCTGGATGAGCCCGTTCAACATCGGCGCGGGCGCCTCGATCTCGTTCCACCAGTACGCCAGGATGCCGTGGAAGCCGGCCTTCGCCGAGATGGAGGCCGTGCTGGCCGACAGCGGCGGTCGACCGCACTGGGCCAAGCGCCATAACCTGACGACGGCCGACGTCCATCGCCTCTACCCGCGCGCCGCCGACTTCCTGCGGGTGCGAACGGCCTGGGACCCGACCGCCAAGTTCGCCAACGCCCACCTGGCCCAGCTGTTTGGGATCTGA
- a CDS encoding TetR/AcrR family transcriptional regulator: MPKPTVEPAADIPLDAKLRPTQARAQDTYEVVLVTAGELLIESGFEQLTTNAICKRAGLTPPALYRYFPNKYAILKELGDRLMRLQDEAVFAWMEAGGLEGETASERVAKTAALLTDVIDMTRRFPGGAAIGRALRAVPMLQQLRFASRDMVAGQFGEVLAGRFPSAPAARIRTATRMMVELTYAATEMAVEEPGEDAQALAREIGRLFDCYFETFDQEI, encoded by the coding sequence ATGCCCAAGCCGACGGTCGAACCGGCCGCCGACATCCCGCTCGACGCCAAGCTGCGGCCGACCCAGGCCCGCGCCCAGGACACCTACGAGGTGGTGCTGGTCACCGCCGGCGAGCTCCTGATCGAATCCGGCTTCGAGCAGCTGACCACCAACGCCATCTGCAAACGCGCCGGCCTGACCCCGCCGGCCCTCTATCGCTACTTCCCCAACAAGTACGCGATCCTCAAGGAGCTGGGCGACCGGCTGATGCGGCTGCAGGACGAGGCCGTGTTCGCCTGGATGGAGGCCGGCGGGCTGGAGGGCGAGACCGCCTCCGAGCGCGTGGCCAAGACCGCCGCCCTGCTGACCGACGTCATCGACATGACCCGCCGCTTTCCCGGCGGCGCGGCGATCGGCCGGGCCCTGCGAGCGGTGCCGATGCTGCAGCAGCTGCGCTTCGCCTCGCGCGACATGGTCGCCGGCCAGTTCGGCGAGGTTCTCGCCGGGCGATTCCCGTCGGCGCCCGCCGCGCGGATCCGCACCGCCACGCGGATGATGGTCGAACTGACCTACGCCGCCACCGAGATGGCGGTCGAGGAGCCGGGAGAGGACGCACAGGCCCTGGCCCGGGAGATCGGCCGGCTGTTCGACTGCTATTTCGAGACGTTCGACCAGGAGATTTGA
- a CDS encoding serine hydrolase domain-containing protein, which translates to MIDRRGLFAAAGALCAAPGLSFAAAPAKLGPDNPAVDAFVAEQKFQGVVMIGRRGRASYVRAFGMADIEAGKPATRETVYGIASISKWLTTIAVLRLVEQGKLSLDAPISTWLPNQRPETGKTVTLTHLLSNTSGVPNGFSPALKADPEVLKREISAAEAVTLFCQGEPLFTPGSKFDYALTNWFMVTAIVEAATGRPFQAVVEDLTTGPLKMSHTRAGRVDAEPGVAASYYAGPPLARRENPRLSVMAAGGGYFSTADDLLVAAHLVFDTPFLSEASRKALTTILVPDQDYALGGRVRTLTVDGQPRLAGWETGRTAGFRSVLGHRLDTGDQVVILNNTDLSQKALDLFADKLFGAAPRA; encoded by the coding sequence ATGATCGATCGTCGCGGCCTGTTCGCCGCCGCCGGGGCGCTGTGCGCCGCGCCTGGCCTGTCCTTCGCGGCCGCGCCGGCCAAGCTGGGTCCCGACAATCCGGCGGTCGACGCCTTCGTCGCCGAGCAGAAGTTCCAGGGCGTGGTGATGATCGGGCGCAGGGGCAGGGCGTCCTACGTCCGCGCCTTCGGCATGGCCGACATCGAGGCGGGCAAGCCGGCGACGCGCGAGACGGTCTACGGGATCGCCTCGATCTCCAAGTGGCTGACCACCATCGCCGTGCTGCGGCTGGTCGAGCAGGGCAAGCTGTCGCTGGACGCGCCGATATCGACCTGGCTGCCGAACCAGCGGCCGGAAACCGGCAAGACGGTGACCCTGACGCACCTTTTGTCCAACACCAGCGGCGTCCCCAACGGCTTCAGCCCGGCCCTGAAGGCCGATCCGGAGGTGCTCAAGCGCGAGATCTCCGCCGCCGAGGCCGTGACCCTGTTCTGCCAAGGCGAGCCGCTGTTCACGCCGGGGAGCAAGTTCGACTACGCCCTGACCAACTGGTTCATGGTCACCGCCATCGTCGAGGCGGCGACGGGCAGGCCGTTCCAGGCGGTGGTCGAGGACCTGACCACAGGGCCGCTGAAGATGAGCCATACCCGCGCCGGCCGCGTCGACGCCGAACCCGGGGTGGCGGCTTCGTACTATGCGGGTCCGCCGCTGGCGCGGCGCGAGAACCCGCGCCTTTCGGTGATGGCGGCCGGCGGCGGCTATTTCAGCACCGCCGACGACCTGCTCGTCGCCGCCCACCTCGTCTTCGACACGCCTTTCCTAAGCGAAGCCTCGCGCAAGGCGCTGACCACCATCCTGGTCCCCGACCAGGACTACGCCCTGGGCGGGCGGGTGCGCACCCTGACCGTCGACGGCCAGCCCAGGCTGGCGGGCTGGGAGACCGGGCGCACGGCCGGCTTCCGCTCGGTGCTGGGCCACCGGCTCGACACCGGCGACCAGGTGGTGATCCTCAACAACACCGACCTGTCGCAGAAGGCGCTGGACCTCTTCGCCGACAAGCTGTTCGGCGCGGCGCCCCGCGCCTGA
- a CDS encoding M20/M25/M40 family metallo-hydrolase, producing MFRSLLTAVAASALLAGAAHAPQAYAQDVKTAEALRDKALTDRLAWDITEDLTTNIGPRLVGSPGMERAKDWGVAKFKALGFTNIKVDQFAKPSWTRGEESAELVAPYPMKLSIVGLGRTVATPAEGVEAEVALFTTYAEMVAAPASAIKGKIVVITQPMVRAQDGAGYGVAGISRRAGPVEAAKRGAVALLIRSVSTSSSTVPHTGVTTNGPDVITIPAAALGVPEAEQLERLAKKGPLRIKLKLASTLDAGDVAWNISADIKGSEKPDEVIVIGGHLDSWDVGTGAFDDAAGIAITTAAAKLIGELPKHPKRTIRVVMWGSEESGGSSDAFLAANKANLEKLVLAGESDTGADRIYSLQLPRGSEGHPAMKAAIQVLNPLKIYFDQNPAAHGGADIGAIEGAGVPVVNLNQDASRYFDYHHTADDTLDKVDPIQLAQNVAAWTSFVYLVADSDIDFRALSAAAPAKAGH from the coding sequence ATGTTCCGTAGCCTGCTGACCGCCGTCGCCGCCTCCGCCCTGCTCGCGGGCGCCGCACACGCCCCGCAAGCCTACGCCCAGGACGTCAAGACCGCCGAGGCGTTGCGCGACAAGGCCCTGACCGATCGCCTGGCCTGGGACATCACCGAGGACCTGACCACCAACATCGGCCCGCGCCTCGTCGGCTCGCCGGGCATGGAACGCGCCAAGGACTGGGGCGTGGCCAAATTCAAGGCTCTGGGCTTCACCAACATCAAGGTCGACCAGTTCGCCAAGCCGTCGTGGACGCGCGGCGAAGAGAGCGCCGAGCTGGTCGCGCCCTATCCGATGAAGCTGTCGATCGTGGGCCTGGGCCGCACGGTGGCGACCCCGGCCGAGGGCGTCGAGGCCGAGGTGGCGCTGTTCACCACCTACGCCGAGATGGTCGCCGCGCCGGCCAGCGCCATCAAGGGCAAGATCGTCGTCATTACCCAACCCATGGTCCGCGCCCAGGACGGCGCCGGCTACGGCGTCGCGGGCATTTCGCGCCGCGCCGGTCCGGTCGAGGCGGCCAAGCGCGGAGCCGTGGCCCTGCTGATCCGCTCGGTCTCGACCTCCAGCTCGACCGTGCCGCACACCGGCGTGACCACCAACGGCCCGGACGTGATCACCATTCCCGCGGCCGCCCTCGGCGTGCCGGAGGCCGAGCAGCTGGAGCGCCTGGCCAAGAAGGGCCCGCTGCGCATCAAGCTGAAGCTGGCCTCGACCCTCGACGCCGGCGACGTGGCCTGGAACATCTCGGCCGACATCAAGGGCTCGGAGAAGCCCGACGAGGTGATCGTCATCGGCGGCCACCTCGACAGCTGGGACGTCGGCACCGGCGCCTTCGACGACGCCGCCGGCATCGCCATCACCACGGCCGCCGCCAAGCTGATCGGCGAACTGCCCAAGCATCCCAAGCGCACCATCCGCGTGGTCATGTGGGGCTCCGAAGAGAGCGGCGGCTCTTCCGACGCCTTCCTGGCGGCCAACAAGGCCAACCTGGAAAAGCTCGTTTTGGCCGGCGAAAGCGATACGGGCGCCGACCGCATCTACAGCCTGCAACTGCCCAGGGGCTCCGAGGGCCATCCGGCAATGAAGGCGGCCATCCAGGTGCTGAACCCGCTGAAGATCTATTTCGATCAGAACCCCGCCGCCCACGGCGGGGCCGACATCGGGGCCATCGAGGGCGCGGGCGTGCCGGTGGTGAACCTGAACCAGGACGCCAGCCGCTACTTCGACTACCACCACACCGCCGACGACACCCTGGACAAGGTCGACCCGATCCAGCTGGCCCAGAACGTCGCGGCCTGGACCAGCTTCGTCTACCTGGTGGCCGACAGCGACATCGACTTCCGTGCTCTAAGCGCCGCCGCGCCGGCCAAGGCGGGGCACTGA
- a CDS encoding suppressor of fused domain protein, with protein sequence MKGFWRRKSRLERIWEEREQTRYPALFGPGGEGIFPLGPEAFAPFGEAGTPDPRWLTIGAFRFAPTPERPTWLHVSSGLSNDWADEGEPGLGHELLVETPWRDDDAIRLLHGLVAYDLLIAHGRFGEPRVLEVGSRVNAPFQFGERGGIAGVFVAQGRPFSAGFRTEVGAVALLSCVGAGQDELDFARANTTADLHARLVAAGVGEMTDPERPPVV encoded by the coding sequence TTGAAGGGCTTCTGGCGTCGCAAGTCGCGCCTGGAGCGCATCTGGGAAGAGCGGGAACAGACGCGCTATCCGGCCCTGTTTGGCCCGGGCGGCGAGGGGATCTTTCCGCTCGGCCCGGAAGCCTTCGCACCGTTCGGCGAGGCGGGGACGCCCGATCCCCGCTGGCTGACCATCGGCGCCTTCCGCTTCGCCCCGACGCCGGAGCGGCCGACCTGGCTACACGTCAGTTCGGGCCTTTCCAACGATTGGGCGGACGAGGGCGAGCCTGGCCTCGGCCACGAGTTGCTGGTCGAGACGCCGTGGCGTGACGACGACGCGATCCGGCTGCTGCATGGCCTGGTCGCCTACGACCTGCTGATCGCCCACGGCCGCTTCGGCGAACCGCGGGTGCTGGAGGTGGGCAGCCGCGTGAACGCGCCGTTCCAATTCGGCGAGCGGGGCGGGATCGCGGGCGTGTTCGTCGCCCAGGGACGCCCCTTTTCCGCCGGCTTCCGGACTGAGGTCGGGGCGGTTGCTCTGCTGTCCTGCGTCGGCGCTGGCCAGGACGAGCTGGATTTCGCCCGCGCCAACACAACCGCCGACCTGCATGCGCGACTGGTGGCGGCTGGCGTCGGAGAGATGACCGACCCCGAGCGGCCGCCGGTTGTCTGA
- the ftsQ gene encoding cell division protein FtsQ, translating to MPAAVRGGPRKPARPRAEAPASPNKARPAQQQPAGKLHAARGGVGVSPGLALGVAGGALALALVVTLATGHRAERLGQAMVHGVDGEFANLGFKLKAVHVTGASATAQADILKASGLYQDQPTLGMDLVDLKSRVEGVGWVKSAKVVRLLPDTVMIAVEERPALAVWQHSGRLKVIDAEGRIIREADAARFPHLPLVVGQGADQAAGNILPAVNARPRLRDRLEALVRVDDRRWDLRLKDGSLIQLPAIDEESALIQLDQLDQRQRILDLGFARIDLRDPEMVAIRPRDTVLPGQPVANGA from the coding sequence ATGCCCGCGGCAGTGCGGGGGGGACCGCGCAAGCCAGCGCGCCCCCGGGCCGAAGCGCCCGCAAGTCCGAACAAGGCTCGACCGGCTCAGCAACAGCCGGCGGGGAAGCTGCATGCCGCGCGCGGCGGGGTCGGGGTGTCGCCCGGCCTGGCCCTGGGCGTCGCCGGCGGCGCGCTGGCGCTCGCCCTGGTCGTCACCCTGGCCACCGGCCACCGCGCCGAGCGCCTGGGCCAGGCCATGGTCCACGGCGTCGACGGCGAGTTCGCCAACCTGGGCTTCAAGCTGAAGGCCGTGCACGTCACCGGCGCCTCGGCCACGGCCCAGGCCGACATTCTCAAGGCCAGCGGCCTCTATCAGGACCAGCCGACGCTGGGCATGGACCTCGTCGACCTCAAGTCCCGCGTCGAGGGCGTGGGTTGGGTCAAGTCGGCCAAGGTGGTTCGCCTGCTGCCCGACACCGTGATGATCGCCGTCGAGGAGCGCCCGGCCCTGGCCGTGTGGCAGCACTCGGGCCGCCTGAAGGTGATCGACGCCGAGGGCCGCATCATCCGCGAGGCCGACGCCGCGCGCTTCCCGCACCTGCCGCTGGTGGTGGGGCAGGGCGCCGACCAGGCCGCGGGCAACATCCTGCCGGCGGTCAACGCCAGGCCGCGCCTGCGCGATCGTCTCGAGGCGCTGGTGCGCGTCGACGACCGTCGCTGGGACCTTAGACTGAAGGACGGCTCGCTGATCCAGCTGCCGGCCATTGACGAAGAATCCGCGTTGATTCAATTGGATCAACTGGACCAGCGGCAACGCATCCTCGATCTCGGCTTCGCGCGCATCGATCTGCGCGATCCCGAGATGGTGGCGATCCGGCCCCGTGACACCGTGCTGCCAGGGCAGCCCGTGGCCAACGGGGCGTAA
- the ftsA gene encoding cell division protein FtsA: MSRLEDRRQARDGLKATLVRQPAVAAVDLGASKVTCFIMKADGVHRDNRTLTTAGVGYVQSRGVRGGAIVNLDEAAQAIAQAVERAETVAGVSVQGVSVCTAGGQLASHRVHTQVSLGARPIADGDLSRAISSALAQVRLPGRKPVHLLPIAWSVDGQKGIRDPRAMFGRSLGLELLVVSVNENIFHTLAHCVERAHLSFEGIVAAPFASALAALEEDEMDLGAVCIDMGGGSTSVAVFNNGALCHVDSLAVGGGHVTQDIARGLQTSVAGAERIKTLHGSAIASANEDREMIEAPPRGDDPGAGPVIAPRSLLKGIIQPRVEETLELLRERLKASGAPVEPGAGIVLTGGASQLAGVREVAVRVFDRPVRLGRPRRVPHLADAASGPAFCAAAGVLHRTAFGPREVVSPKTLSGGQVRKRPMDPNASPVAKAAAWLRDNL, encoded by the coding sequence ATGTCGCGACTTGAGGACCGGAGACAGGCCCGTGACGGCCTGAAGGCGACGCTCGTGCGTCAGCCCGCGGTCGCGGCCGTGGACCTGGGGGCGTCGAAAGTCACGTGCTTCATCATGAAGGCGGACGGCGTCCACCGCGACAATCGCACCCTGACGACCGCCGGGGTCGGCTACGTGCAGTCGCGCGGCGTGCGCGGCGGGGCGATCGTCAATCTGGACGAGGCCGCCCAGGCCATCGCCCAGGCCGTGGAGCGCGCCGAGACGGTCGCCGGCGTCAGCGTCCAGGGGGTCAGCGTCTGCACCGCGGGCGGCCAGCTGGCCAGCCACCGCGTCCACACCCAGGTTTCGCTGGGCGCCCGGCCCATCGCCGACGGCGACCTGTCGCGCGCCATCTCCTCGGCCTTGGCCCAGGTGCGCCTGCCGGGCCGCAAGCCCGTGCACCTGCTGCCGATCGCCTGGTCGGTCGACGGCCAGAAGGGCATTCGCGACCCGCGCGCCATGTTCGGGCGTTCGCTGGGTCTCGAACTGCTGGTCGTCTCGGTCAACGAGAACATCTTCCACACCCTGGCCCACTGCGTCGAACGCGCCCACCTGTCGTTCGAGGGCATCGTCGCCGCGCCGTTCGCTTCGGCCCTGGCGGCCCTGGAAGAGGACGAGATGGACCTGGGCGCCGTCTGCATCGACATGGGCGGCGGCTCGACCTCGGTGGCGGTGTTCAACAACGGCGCCCTTTGCCACGTCGACAGCCTGGCCGTCGGCGGCGGGCACGTCACCCAGGACATCGCCCGCGGCCTGCAGACCTCGGTCGCCGGCGCCGAGCGCATCAAGACCCTGCACGGCAGCGCCATCGCCTCGGCCAACGAGGACCGCGAGATGATCGAGGCCCCGCCGCGCGGCGACGATCCGGGCGCCGGTCCGGTGATCGCGCCCCGGTCCCTGCTGAAGGGCATCATCCAGCCGCGTGTCGAAGAGACGCTGGAACTGCTGCGCGAGCGCCTCAAGGCCTCGGGCGCGCCGGTCGAGCCGGGCGCTGGCATCGTCCTGACCGGCGGCGCCAGCCAGCTGGCGGGCGTGCGCGAAGTGGCCGTGCGGGTGTTCGACCGTCCGGTGCGCCTGGGCCGTCCGCGCCGAGTGCCCCATCTGGCCGACGCGGCCTCGGGTCCGGCCTTCTGCGCCGCCGCCGGCGTGCTGCATCGCACGGCCTTCGGTCCGCGCGAGGTGGTGTCGCCCAAGACCCTCAGCGGCGGCCAGGTGCGCAAGCGCCCGATGGACCCCAACGCCTCGCCGGTGGCCAAGGCCGCCGCCTGGCTGCGCGACAACCTGTAG